The Candidatus Leptovillus gracilis genome segment CAAAAACGCCTGGAATATCCGTCTGACTAAAGTCATTGCCTTTGAACAGCAGTGGCTCGCCAGAGATTTTAGCTAAAGCGTAAGCAAAACAATCGCCAAAGTTTAGTCCGGCTGGATGTCGCCCTTTTCCGTACAGGCGATATGCTGAACGAGCGGCCATGGCTTGTTCATTTGTCACGGGTTCGATTTGAAGTTG includes the following:
- a CDS encoding type II toxin-antitoxin system VapC family toxin, producing QLQIEPVTNEQAMAARSAYRLYGKGRHPAGLNFGDCFAYALAKISGEPLLFKGNDFSQTDIPGVFD